A part of Thermus oshimai DSM 12092 genomic DNA contains:
- a CDS encoding phosphoribosyltransferase family protein codes for MRTYPVEIAGVRRELPIVQVGPDVAVALLNLLGDTELTEAAAEALAQRLPQEVDVLVTPEVKAVPLAHALSRITGKPYVVARKTEKPYMINPVSRQVLSITTGKPQLLVLDGADVPLIRGRKVAIVDDVVSTGSTLAGLRELIESVGGEVVAVLAVFTEGTPRQDVIALGHLPLFKPE; via the coding sequence GTGAGGACTTACCCTGTGGAGATCGCCGGGGTTCGGCGCGAACTTCCCATCGTCCAGGTGGGGCCGGACGTGGCCGTGGCCCTCCTCAACCTCCTGGGCGACACCGAGCTCACCGAGGCCGCGGCCGAGGCCCTGGCCCAGCGCCTGCCCCAAGAGGTGGACGTCCTGGTCACCCCCGAGGTCAAGGCCGTCCCCCTGGCCCACGCCCTTTCCCGCATCACGGGCAAGCCCTACGTGGTGGCCCGCAAGACGGAAAAGCCCTACATGATCAACCCCGTAAGCCGCCAGGTCCTCTCCATCACCACGGGCAAACCCCAGCTTTTGGTGCTGGACGGGGCCGACGTGCCCCTCATCCGGGGGAGGAAGGTGGCCATCGTGGACGATGTGGTCTCCACCGGCTCCACCCTGGCGGGCCTCAGGGAGCTCATTGAGAGCGTGGGGGGGGAGGTGGTGGCGGTGCTGGCCGTCTTCACCGAGGGGACGCCCCGCCAGGACGTGATCGCCCTGGGCCACCTGCCCCTTTTCAAGCCGGAATAG
- a CDS encoding bifunctional nuclease family protein, whose amino-acid sequence MLNAKIETLGVDPQNGSVVVLLRTETDKLLPIVIGPLEAHHIVVALQGEKPPRPLTPDLLLSVMDMLQARLKRVEIVDLREGTFYARLILEHRGIELEVDARPSDAMALALRANAPILVAEEVVEKAGVEEASLKPHGAAEA is encoded by the coding sequence ATGCTGAACGCCAAGATTGAAACCCTGGGCGTGGACCCCCAGAACGGTAGCGTGGTGGTCCTGCTCAGGACAGAGACCGACAAGCTTCTGCCCATCGTGATCGGTCCTTTGGAGGCCCACCACATCGTGGTGGCCCTCCAGGGTGAAAAACCTCCCCGCCCCCTCACCCCCGACCTCCTGCTTTCGGTGATGGACATGCTCCAGGCCCGGCTGAAGCGGGTGGAGATCGTGGACCTCCGCGAGGGCACCTTCTACGCCCGGCTCATCCTCGAGCACCGGGGGATTGAGCTGGAGGTGGACGCCCGGCCCTCGGACGCCATGGCCCTGGCCCTGCGGGCGAACGCCCCCATCCTGGTGGCGGAGGAGGTGGTGGAGAAGGCGGGGGTGGAGGAGGCCAGCCTCAAGCCCCACGGGGCCGCGGAAGCCTAG
- a CDS encoding metallophosphoesterase family protein, whose amino-acid sequence MRFFLLALFLLPQALAFRLAFLGDFGAPTPGRAQVAAALRAYHAAHPLAALFTLGDNFYPRGEVVEAYLKDLPPVPLHPAFGNHDAPHLKDQLRRFQRERPYYRVGFPGLAVYVLYSEGTLVQQRAWLEAELSREKAPLRLLLLHRPLYSSGLHGGSPTLRALFEPLLLAHGVPLVLAGHDHHYERLEAKGVTHVVSGGGGAWLRAPLRPLAYSRVRATAHHFLVLEVVGGGFRLTAWGADLKPLDVSGASP is encoded by the coding sequence TTGCGGTTTTTCCTCCTCGCCCTTTTCCTCCTACCCCAGGCCTTGGCCTTCCGCCTGGCCTTCCTGGGGGATTTCGGCGCCCCTACCCCCGGAAGGGCCCAGGTGGCGGCGGCCCTCAGGGCCTACCACGCCGCCCATCCCCTGGCGGCCCTCTTCACTCTGGGGGACAACTTCTACCCCCGGGGAGAGGTGGTGGAGGCCTACCTGAAGGACCTCCCCCCGGTGCCCCTCCACCCCGCCTTCGGCAACCACGACGCGCCCCACCTAAAGGACCAGCTCCGCCGCTTTCAACGGGAACGGCCCTACTACCGGGTGGGCTTTCCCGGCCTTGCGGTCTACGTCCTGTACAGCGAAGGGACGCTCGTCCAGCAGAGGGCCTGGCTGGAGGCCGAGCTTTCCCGGGAGAAGGCCCCCTTGCGCCTTCTCCTCCTCCACCGCCCCCTTTACTCCTCCGGCCTCCACGGGGGGAGCCCCACCCTGCGGGCCCTCTTTGAGCCCCTCCTCCTGGCCCATGGGGTGCCCCTGGTCCTTGCGGGCCACGACCACCACTACGAGCGCCTCGAGGCCAAAGGGGTGACCCACGTGGTCTCCGGCGGGGGCGGGGCCTGGCTCCGGGCGCCCCTGCGGCCCTTGGCCTACAGCCGGGTCCGGGCCACGGCCCACCACTTCCTGGTCCTGGAGGTGGTGGGCGGGGGCTTCCGCCTCACGGCGTGGGGGGCGGACCTAAAGCCCCTGGATGTCAGCGGGGCCAGCCCATGA
- a CDS encoding histidine triad nucleotide-binding protein → MDCIFCRIVRKEAPARMVYEDEAFVAFHDIRPKAPVHVLVVPKAHVEKLSDYPDTEEGEKALGALFRTANRVARSLGLPGYKLTVHVGEEGGQEVFHVHVHVMGWPR, encoded by the coding sequence ATGGACTGCATCTTCTGCCGCATCGTGAGGAAGGAGGCCCCGGCGCGGATGGTCTACGAGGACGAGGCCTTCGTGGCCTTCCACGACATCCGCCCCAAGGCCCCGGTCCACGTGCTGGTGGTGCCCAAGGCCCACGTGGAAAAGCTCTCGGACTACCCGGACACGGAAGAGGGGGAAAAGGCCCTAGGGGCCCTTTTCCGCACCGCCAACCGGGTGGCCCGGAGCCTGGGCTTGCCGGGCTACAAGCTCACGGTGCACGTGGGGGAAGAGGGCGGGCAGGAGGTCTTCCACGTGCACGTGCACGTCATGGGCTGGCCCCGCTGA
- a CDS encoding MiaB/RimO family radical SAM methylthiotransferase → MRAAFRTLGCKVNQVETEALLGFLKALEPEVVPLEAGGADLVVINTCAVTTTAEADARKEIRRARRLNPEAFIVVTGCYAELSGEALAELGADAVVPNARKAELPKVILERFGLPSDPITTPPNEFWGAGERGLLNSRVRAFLKVQDGCQAGCAYCIIPRLRGKERHRDYREALAEAEALLRMGIREIVLTGVRLGSYRGHPRGLAGLVEDLHHLGAKVRLSSIEPEDTGEDLLRVMAKYAPAVRPHLHLSLQTGSDRLLRLMGRRYDKAYYRALVERAYALIPGFALTTDVIAGLPTETEEEHRETLAFLEELRPSRVHAFTYTPRPKTRAASMPQVPVEIRKRRTKELIALAQRLAEERVRPKLGGEVEVLVERVQGGVALGHTPDYYEARLTGPARPGATVLARVEGVEGYTLLGAVVGVKEEAPLALPVL, encoded by the coding sequence ATGCGCGCCGCCTTCCGCACCCTAGGGTGCAAGGTCAACCAAGTGGAGACCGAGGCCCTTTTGGGCTTCCTGAAGGCCCTAGAGCCCGAGGTGGTGCCCCTCGAGGCCGGCGGGGCCGACCTCGTGGTCATCAACACCTGCGCGGTGACCACCACCGCGGAGGCCGACGCCCGCAAGGAGATCCGCAGGGCCCGGCGCCTGAACCCGGAGGCCTTCATCGTGGTCACGGGGTGCTACGCGGAGCTTTCCGGAGAGGCCCTGGCGGAGCTCGGGGCCGATGCGGTGGTGCCCAACGCCCGCAAGGCGGAGCTGCCCAAGGTGATCCTGGAGCGCTTCGGCCTCCCCTCGGACCCCATCACCACCCCCCCCAACGAGTTCTGGGGTGCCGGGGAACGGGGCCTTTTGAATAGCCGGGTGCGGGCCTTCCTCAAGGTCCAAGACGGCTGCCAGGCGGGCTGCGCTTACTGCATCATCCCCAGGCTTAGGGGCAAGGAGCGGCACCGGGACTATAGGGAGGCCCTGGCCGAGGCGGAAGCCCTCCTCCGGATGGGCATCCGGGAGATCGTCCTCACGGGGGTGCGGCTTGGGAGCTACCGGGGCCACCCGAGAGGCCTTGCGGGCCTGGTGGAGGACCTCCACCACCTGGGGGCCAAGGTCAGGCTTTCCTCCATTGAGCCCGAGGACACCGGGGAGGACCTCCTAAGGGTCATGGCCAAGTACGCCCCCGCCGTCCGCCCCCACCTCCACCTCTCCCTGCAGACGGGCTCGGACCGGCTCCTTAGGCTCATGGGCCGCCGGTACGACAAGGCCTACTACCGGGCCCTGGTGGAGAGGGCCTACGCCCTCATCCCCGGCTTCGCCCTCACCACGGACGTCATCGCGGGCCTGCCCACGGAAACGGAGGAGGAGCACCGGGAAACCCTGGCCTTCCTGGAAGAGCTCCGCCCAAGCCGGGTCCACGCCTTCACCTACACCCCCCGCCCCAAGACCCGGGCCGCCTCCATGCCCCAGGTGCCCGTGGAGATCCGGAAGCGCCGCACCAAGGAGCTCATCGCCCTGGCCCAGCGCCTGGCGGAAGAGAGGGTCCGGCCCAAGCTGGGGGGGGAGGTGGAGGTCCTGGTGGAGCGGGTGCAAGGGGGGGTGGCCCTGGGGCACACCCCGGACTACTACGAGGCCCGCCTGACGGGGCCCGCCCGCCCCGGGGCCACGGTCCTGGCCCGGGTGGAGGGGGTGGAGGGGTACACCCTCCTGGGCGCGGTGGTGGGGGTGAAGGAGGAGGCCCCCCTGGCCCTCCCGGTCCTGTAG
- a CDS encoding adenosylcobalamin-dependent ribonucleoside-diphosphate reductase — protein MERYFFDEHAQAIAKRQYLQEGDGDILGMFRRVAREMAKVEAPEVRAYWEEKFYELMASKRFSPGGRILAGAGTAHGNLLNCFVQGATDHRPETFEGIMEVAKKLALVTKVGGGNGVNLDPYVARRERKALRRFVQGVAYLRADHKDARDFVLGLMRPPTNPEGEKEKVTLKNFVRVLYGEPDPELLRLAKENGVRVVEAPPEGALSVPDDMGGIVEKAAEAARLAREGLTPHVDFSLLRPEGAPIKGSGGTSSGPVSFLVELFDNFLEWASLGAEEAGPVATLRYVYAPVLRVVRQGGTRRGAGMATLSVDHQDVLDFLTAKDLDREKAEGDISTFNISILATDRFMEAVERDELWPVHPKEIPGKYYPYPLEGPYTGALPELPEREDGAKAVPVYEGGVPARWLFREIAWHAWATGEPGLIFIDRVNALSAVNGLGPDFQIRSTNPCGEIPLTVGEPCDLGALNLAAYVEGGRFNVEEFRKDVRTAVRFLDNVLDVNRFALPDNEAKAKALRRLGLGVMGLADALIKMGLPYDSEEAREKVYEIISVMRDEALAASEELAEERGPFPVYLENEAFFRAKGIPPRRNVALLTVAPTGTTSMLMGVSSGVEPVFSPFIWRRIGAEYKPLLHPLFVELMEAYPPAPGFGKDGGWDWERVIEEIQKDGHGSVQNLPFVPEPIRKVFRCAHDISPLDHVRMQGVVQRAFDERGFAGNSISKTINLPNQATVDDVLSAYLEAYRTGCKGITVYRDGSREFQVLTVKKAERAEEPEGYLAEPKEEVVQAQATPPRDPSRPLYERPGRLLGFTDMVKLLTPEGTKRSFLITVNVLEGKPIEVILTSGKAGDEANADSEALGRVVSIALQYGVPPEALVRTLRGINGGLYGTYQGRLVSSKADLIAVALETLPKDLKGASLGQPVEGPALSGGGLVTGEPFAPTLLLEGASSCPVCGEKALVREEGCWTCKACGYSKCG, from the coding sequence ATGGAAAGGTATTTCTTTGACGAGCACGCCCAGGCTATCGCCAAGCGCCAGTACCTGCAAGAGGGGGATGGGGATATCCTCGGGATGTTCCGCCGGGTGGCCCGGGAGATGGCTAAGGTGGAGGCCCCCGAGGTGCGGGCCTACTGGGAGGAGAAGTTCTACGAGCTGATGGCCTCCAAGCGCTTCTCCCCTGGTGGGCGGATCCTGGCCGGGGCGGGCACGGCCCACGGCAACCTCCTGAACTGCTTCGTCCAGGGGGCCACCGACCACAGGCCGGAGACCTTTGAGGGCATCATGGAGGTGGCCAAAAAGCTCGCCCTGGTCACCAAGGTGGGCGGGGGAAATGGGGTCAACCTGGACCCCTACGTGGCCCGGCGGGAGCGGAAGGCCTTGCGCCGCTTCGTCCAGGGGGTGGCCTACCTGAGGGCGGACCACAAGGATGCCCGGGACTTCGTCCTAGGCCTTATGCGCCCCCCCACGAACCCCGAGGGGGAGAAGGAGAAGGTAACCCTCAAGAACTTCGTGCGGGTCCTCTACGGCGAGCCCGATCCCGAACTCCTCCGCCTCGCTAAGGAGAACGGGGTGAGGGTGGTGGAGGCCCCGCCGGAGGGGGCCCTTTCGGTTCCCGACGACATGGGGGGGATCGTGGAAAAGGCTGCGGAGGCCGCGCGCCTGGCCCGGGAGGGCCTCACCCCCCACGTGGACTTCTCCCTCCTCCGGCCCGAAGGGGCCCCCATCAAGGGCTCGGGGGGCACCAGCTCCGGCCCGGTGAGCTTCCTGGTGGAGCTCTTTGACAACTTCCTGGAATGGGCCTCCTTGGGGGCAGAGGAGGCGGGGCCGGTGGCCACGCTGCGCTACGTCTACGCGCCCGTGCTCCGCGTGGTGAGGCAAGGGGGTACCCGCCGGGGGGCTGGGATGGCCACGCTCTCCGTGGACCACCAGGATGTCCTGGACTTCCTCACCGCCAAGGACCTGGACCGGGAGAAGGCGGAAGGGGACATCTCCACCTTCAACATCTCCATCCTGGCCACGGACCGCTTCATGGAGGCGGTGGAGCGGGATGAGCTCTGGCCGGTCCACCCCAAGGAGATCCCCGGCAAGTACTACCCCTACCCCCTGGAAGGCCCCTACACGGGGGCCTTGCCGGAGCTTCCCGAACGGGAGGACGGGGCCAAGGCGGTGCCGGTCTACGAAGGGGGGGTTCCCGCCCGCTGGCTCTTCCGGGAGATCGCCTGGCACGCCTGGGCCACGGGGGAGCCGGGGCTCATCTTCATCGACCGGGTGAACGCCCTCTCGGCGGTGAATGGGCTTGGGCCGGATTTCCAGATCCGTTCCACAAACCCCTGTGGGGAGATCCCCTTGACGGTGGGCGAGCCCTGCGACCTGGGGGCCCTGAACCTGGCGGCCTACGTGGAGGGTGGGCGGTTCAACGTGGAGGAGTTCAGGAAGGACGTGCGCACCGCGGTGCGCTTCCTGGATAACGTCCTGGACGTGAACCGCTTCGCCCTCCCCGACAACGAGGCCAAGGCCAAGGCCCTCCGCCGCCTGGGCCTGGGGGTGATGGGCCTGGCGGATGCCCTCATCAAGATGGGCCTGCCCTACGATTCCGAGGAGGCCAGGGAAAAGGTCTACGAGATCATCTCCGTCATGCGGGACGAGGCTCTGGCCGCCTCCGAGGAGCTGGCAGAGGAGAGGGGCCCCTTCCCCGTCTACCTGGAGAACGAGGCCTTCTTCCGGGCAAAGGGCATCCCGCCCCGGCGCAACGTGGCCCTCCTCACCGTGGCCCCCACCGGCACCACCAGCATGCTCATGGGGGTGTCCTCGGGGGTGGAGCCCGTGTTCAGCCCCTTCATCTGGCGGAGGATCGGGGCGGAGTACAAGCCCCTTCTCCACCCCCTCTTCGTGGAGCTCATGGAGGCCTACCCCCCCGCGCCGGGCTTCGGAAAGGACGGGGGTTGGGACTGGGAGAGGGTGATCGAGGAGATCCAAAAGGACGGGCACGGCTCCGTGCAGAACCTCCCCTTCGTTCCCGAGCCCATCCGAAAGGTCTTCCGGTGCGCCCACGACATCTCCCCCCTGGACCACGTGCGCATGCAGGGGGTGGTCCAGCGGGCCTTTGACGAGCGGGGCTTTGCGGGGAACTCCATCTCCAAGACCATCAACCTGCCCAACCAGGCCACGGTGGACGACGTGCTTTCGGCCTACCTCGAGGCCTACCGCACGGGGTGCAAGGGCATCACCGTCTACCGGGACGGGAGCCGGGAGTTCCAGGTGCTCACGGTGAAGAAGGCGGAGAGGGCCGAAGAGCCGGAAGGCTACCTTGCAGAGCCTAAGGAAGAGGTGGTCCAAGCCCAGGCCACCCCTCCCCGCGACCCCTCGAGGCCCCTCTACGAGCGGCCGGGGCGTCTCCTCGGCTTCACGGACATGGTCAAGCTCCTCACCCCGGAGGGGACCAAGCGGAGCTTCCTCATCACGGTGAACGTCCTGGAGGGTAAGCCCATTGAGGTCATCCTCACCTCGGGCAAGGCGGGGGACGAGGCCAACGCCGACAGCGAGGCCCTGGGCCGGGTGGTGTCCATCGCCCTCCAGTACGGGGTGCCCCCGGAGGCCCTGGTGCGCACCCTGAGGGGCATCAACGGGGGGCTTTACGGCACCTACCAGGGGCGGCTCGTCTCCAGCAAGGCGGACCTCATCGCCGTGGCCCTGGAGACCCTGCCCAAGGATCTGAAAGGGGCTTCCTTGGGCCAGCCCGTGGAAGGCCCGGCCCTCTCGGGTGGGGGCCTGGTGACGGGCGAACCCTTTGCGCCAACCCTCCTTCTGGAGGGGGCTTCTTCCTGCCCCGTTTGCGGGGAAAAGGCCCTGGTGCGGGAAGAGGGGTGCTGGACCTGTAAGGCCTGCGGGTACTCCAAGTGCGGCTAG
- a CDS encoding phosphoribosylanthranilate isomerase yields MRVKICGLTRLEDALLAEELGAWALGFVFAPRSKRRVEPEAALAMGRALGPFVVRVGVFQDQPPEEVLRIMDRARLQVAQLHGDEPPEWAEAVGRFYPVIKAFRLEGPAHPEWAHYPAQALLLDGRTPGSGAAYPRDWARPLLGRGLRVILAGGISPENLEEALALAPYALDLSSGVEEAPGVKSPERLKALFARLKMKG; encoded by the coding sequence ATGCGGGTCAAGATCTGCGGCCTCACCCGCCTGGAGGACGCCCTCTTGGCGGAGGAGCTCGGGGCCTGGGCCTTGGGCTTCGTCTTCGCCCCCCGGTCCAAGAGGCGGGTGGAGCCGGAGGCGGCCCTGGCCATGGGGCGCGCCCTAGGGCCTTTCGTGGTGCGGGTGGGGGTCTTCCAGGACCAGCCTCCAGAGGAGGTCCTGCGGATCATGGACCGGGCCCGGCTCCAGGTGGCCCAGCTCCACGGGGACGAGCCCCCGGAGTGGGCGGAGGCGGTGGGGCGGTTTTACCCGGTCATCAAGGCCTTTCGTCTAGAAGGCCCCGCGCACCCCGAGTGGGCCCACTACCCCGCCCAGGCCCTCCTCCTGGACGGCCGCACCCCCGGGAGCGGGGCGGCCTACCCCCGGGACTGGGCCCGGCCCCTCCTTGGGCGGGGCCTCAGGGTCATCCTGGCAGGGGGGATCAGCCCGGAGAACCTGGAGGAGGCCCTGGCCCTGGCTCCCTACGCCCTGGACCTCTCCAGCGGGGTGGAGGAGGCCCCCGGGGTGAAGAGCCCCGAGAGGCTAAAGGCCCTCTTTGCCCGGCTTAAGATGAAGGGGTGA
- a CDS encoding inositol monophosphatase family protein: MNRRHPYYPHLEAALEAAHLAMGIHRYYLEKGFTQGTKSGPTDLVTQADKEAEEAIKDLLLARFPEAGFFGEEGGSEGSGTFRFIVDPLDGTVNYAHGFPFYGVSIALEAEGAIQMGLVMDTAREEAFFALRGEGAYLNGRPIRVTERGELLGSLLATGFPYDVAQDPENLTYFHRALKRGLLVRRPGAAALDLAYVAAGRLEGFWEVKLNPWDVAAGWLLVEEAGGRVTDLEGRPYRLGHRYIVATNGRIHEALLRTLRGLEEV; the protein is encoded by the coding sequence GTGAACCGGCGCCACCCCTACTACCCCCATCTGGAGGCGGCTTTGGAGGCCGCCCACCTGGCCATGGGGATCCACCGCTACTACCTGGAAAAGGGCTTCACCCAGGGCACCAAGTCCGGCCCCACCGACCTCGTCACCCAGGCGGATAAGGAGGCGGAGGAGGCCATCAAAGACCTCCTCCTCGCTCGCTTCCCCGAGGCGGGCTTTTTCGGGGAGGAGGGGGGGAGCGAGGGGAGCGGCACCTTCCGCTTCATCGTGGACCCTTTGGACGGCACGGTGAACTATGCCCACGGCTTCCCCTTCTACGGGGTTTCCATCGCCCTCGAGGCTGAAGGGGCCATCCAGATGGGCCTGGTCATGGACACCGCCCGGGAGGAGGCCTTCTTCGCCCTAAGGGGGGAGGGGGCCTACCTGAACGGCCGCCCCATCCGGGTCACGGAGCGGGGGGAGCTTTTGGGTAGCCTCCTGGCCACGGGCTTCCCCTACGACGTGGCCCAGGACCCCGAGAACCTCACCTACTTCCACAGGGCCCTGAAAAGGGGCCTCCTGGTGCGCCGCCCCGGGGCGGCGGCCCTGGACCTGGCCTACGTGGCCGCGGGAAGGCTGGAGGGCTTTTGGGAAGTCAAGCTCAATCCCTGGGACGTGGCCGCGGGGTGGCTCCTGGTGGAGGAGGCGGGGGGACGGGTGACGGACCTGGAGGGCAGGCCCTACCGCCTGGGCCACCGCTACATCGTGGCCACCAACGGGCGCATCCATGAGGCCCTGCTCCGCACCCTAAGGGGCCTCGAGGAGGTATAG
- a CDS encoding Mov34/MPN/PAD-1 family protein, whose protein sequence is MSQAIYIPRPLLEETRTHLLKEAPREGVGLWGGRRVVERVLPLPNVHPSPLTGYLAEPRALLKALKALEAEGMELLAIYHSHPKGPALPSPTDFREARWRVPYVIFGTDGVRAFLLPEGREVPLYLLEAP, encoded by the coding sequence TTGTCCCAGGCCATCTACATCCCAAGACCCCTTCTGGAGGAAACCCGGACCCACCTCCTCAAGGAAGCCCCCCGGGAGGGGGTGGGGCTTTGGGGGGGCAGGCGGGTGGTGGAGCGGGTCCTCCCCCTCCCCAACGTCCACCCGAGCCCCCTCACGGGCTACCTGGCGGAGCCCAGGGCCCTCCTCAAGGCCCTAAAGGCCTTGGAAGCCGAGGGGATGGAGCTTCTCGCCATCTACCACTCCCACCCCAAGGGCCCCGCCCTCCCCAGCCCCACGGACTTCCGGGAGGCCCGCTGGCGGGTGCCCTACGTGATCTTCGGCACGGACGGGGTGCGGGCCTTCCTCCTCCCGGAGGGGCGGGAGGTGCCCCTATACCTCCTCGAGGCCCCTTAG
- a CDS encoding elongation factor G, which translates to MIRTVALVGHAGSGKTTLTEALLVATGAKDKMGRVEEGTTTTDYTPEAKLHRTTVRTGVVPLRHRGHQVFLLDAPGYGDFVGEIRGALEAADAALVAVSAESGVQVGTERAWTVAERLGLPRMVVVTKLDKGGDYYALLEDLKATLGPILPIDLPLYEGGRWVGVIDVFHGKAYRYEGGKEVEAEVPEGERARAQAYRQEVLEAIVETDEGLLEKYLEGEEVTGEALEKAFHEAVRRGLLYPVALAGALAGIGILPLLDLILEALPSPEERFGEGPPLAKVFKVQVDPFMGQVAYARLYRGQLLPGDALESEAGAVRLPHLYVPMGKDLLEVERAEAGYILALPKAESLHRGMVLWKGEKPESEAVPFARLPEPNVPVALRPKGRTDEAKLGEALRKLLEEDPSLKLERQEETGEFLLWGHGELHLTTARERLLDYGVEVEFSVPKVPYRETIKKVAEGQGKYKKQTGGHGQYGDVWLRLEPAPEYSFEWRITGGVIPSKYQEAIEQGILEAAKKGVLAGYPVMGFKAIVFNGSYHEVDSSDLAFQIAASMAFKKVMEMASPTLLEPIYRLKVVAPQERVGDILSDLQSRRGRILGMEQDGALSVVQAEVPLAEVLEYYKALPGLTGGAGAYTLEFSHYQEVPPHLAQRIVQERREA; encoded by the coding sequence ATGATCCGAACCGTCGCCCTGGTGGGCCATGCGGGAAGCGGCAAAACCACCCTCACGGAAGCCCTGCTCGTCGCAACCGGGGCCAAGGACAAGATGGGCCGGGTGGAGGAGGGCACCACCACCACGGATTACACCCCGGAGGCCAAGCTCCACCGCACCACGGTGCGCACGGGGGTGGTCCCCTTGCGGCACCGGGGGCACCAGGTCTTCCTCCTGGACGCCCCGGGCTACGGGGACTTCGTGGGGGAGATCCGGGGGGCCCTCGAGGCCGCGGACGCCGCCCTTGTGGCGGTCTCCGCGGAAAGCGGCGTCCAGGTGGGCACGGAAAGGGCCTGGACCGTGGCCGAACGCCTGGGCCTGCCCCGCATGGTGGTGGTGACCAAGCTGGACAAGGGCGGGGACTACTACGCCCTTCTGGAGGACCTGAAGGCCACCCTGGGCCCCATCCTGCCCATAGACCTCCCCCTTTACGAAGGGGGGCGCTGGGTGGGGGTTATAGACGTCTTCCACGGGAAGGCCTACCGCTACGAGGGGGGCAAGGAGGTGGAGGCCGAGGTCCCCGAGGGCGAGCGGGCGCGGGCTCAGGCCTACCGGCAGGAGGTCCTCGAGGCCATCGTGGAGACGGACGAGGGCCTTTTGGAGAAGTACCTAGAAGGGGAGGAGGTCACGGGGGAGGCCTTGGAAAAGGCCTTCCACGAGGCGGTGCGCCGGGGCCTCCTCTACCCCGTGGCCCTGGCGGGGGCCTTAGCCGGCATCGGCATCCTGCCCCTTTTGGACCTCATCCTGGAGGCCCTGCCCTCCCCGGAGGAGCGCTTCGGGGAGGGGCCGCCCCTCGCCAAGGTCTTCAAGGTCCAGGTGGACCCCTTCATGGGCCAGGTGGCCTACGCCCGCCTCTACCGGGGCCAGCTCCTCCCCGGGGATGCCCTGGAGAGCGAGGCCGGAGCGGTGCGCCTCCCCCACCTCTACGTGCCCATGGGCAAGGACCTCCTGGAGGTGGAACGGGCGGAGGCGGGCTACATCCTGGCCCTGCCCAAGGCCGAAAGCCTCCACCGGGGGATGGTCCTCTGGAAGGGGGAGAAGCCGGAAAGCGAGGCCGTGCCCTTCGCCCGCCTCCCCGAGCCCAATGTGCCCGTGGCCCTAAGGCCCAAGGGGCGCACGGACGAGGCCAAGCTGGGGGAGGCCTTGAGGAAGCTTTTGGAGGAGGACCCGAGCCTCAAGCTGGAGCGCCAGGAGGAGACCGGGGAGTTCCTCCTCTGGGGGCATGGGGAGCTTCACCTCACCACCGCCAGGGAGCGCCTCTTGGACTACGGGGTGGAGGTGGAGTTTTCCGTGCCCAAGGTGCCCTACCGGGAGACCATCAAGAAGGTGGCCGAGGGGCAGGGGAAGTACAAGAAGCAGACCGGGGGGCACGGCCAGTACGGGGACGTGTGGCTCCGCCTGGAGCCTGCTCCCGAGTACAGCTTTGAGTGGCGCATCACCGGCGGGGTCATCCCCAGCAAGTACCAGGAGGCCATCGAGCAGGGCATCCTGGAGGCGGCCAAGAAGGGGGTGTTGGCGGGCTACCCGGTGATGGGCTTCAAGGCCATCGTCTTTAACGGCTCCTACCACGAGGTGGACTCCTCCGATCTGGCCTTCCAGATCGCCGCCAGCATGGCCTTCAAGAAGGTGATGGAGATGGCAAGCCCCACCCTCCTAGAGCCCATCTACCGCCTCAAGGTGGTGGCCCCCCAGGAGCGGGTGGGGGACATCCTCTCCGACCTCCAGTCCAGGCGGGGGCGCATCCTGGGCATGGAGCAGGATGGGGCCCTAAGCGTGGTCCAGGCGGAGGTGCCCCTGGCGGAGGTCTTAGAGTACTACAAGGCCCTTCCCGGCCTCACCGGGGGGGCGGGGGCCTACACCCTGGAGTTCAGCCACTACCAGGAGGTCCCCCCCCACCTGGCCCAAAGGATCGTCCAGGAGAGGCGGGAGGCCTAG